One window of the Strix uralensis isolate ZFMK-TIS-50842 chromosome 3, bStrUra1, whole genome shotgun sequence genome contains the following:
- the PPIL6 gene encoding putative inactive peptidyl-prolyl cis-trans isomerase-like 6 isoform X2, whose protein sequence is MGPRRVIVTVVGLLRDPAFHVAKCAAEALKLKFPSKFADPVIQPLVEFAWLEYLQEKKKELRGEVWAYASSVMCFIDGQLLGDEKELLKWSYHEWDYRNFKPEALYRAIAEDFYTKYLKNSQHVFVYLEIAIEEQPVGRLLFELFSDACPRTCENFRALCVGGAKSLCDGRELTYKNSLFHRLVKNGWIQGGDIITGKGDTGESIYGPTFEDESFSVRHKGRGVLGMANKGRHSNGSQFYITLQPAPYLDKKYVAFGQLIEGTEVLQRLEAVPTYSERPTVACKIINCGTFEP, encoded by the exons ATGGGCCCGAGGCGGGTGATAGTGACAGTGGTGGGATTGCTCCGGGACCCAGCTTTCCACGTGGCCAAGTGCGCAGCAGAG GCTCTGAAGCTGAAGTTTCCAAGCAAGTTTGCAGATCCTGTAATACAGCCTTTAGTAGAATTTGCATGGCTTGAatatttacaggagaaaaagaag GAACTGAGAGGTGAGGTATGGGCATATGCCTCCTCAGTGATGTGCTTCATTGATGGCCAGTTGCTGGGGGACGAGAAGGAGCTGCTCAAGTGGTCCTACCATGAGTGGGACTATCGCAACTTCAAGCCCGAGGCACTTTACCGAGCGATTGCTGAGGATTTCTACACCAAGTATCTGAAAAACAGCCAG CACGTGTTTGTGTACCTGGAGATAGCCATCGAGGAACAGCCTGTCGGGAGGCTGCTGTTTGAG CTCTTTTCAGATGCGTGTCCCAGGACCTGTGAGAATTTCCGTGCCCTGTGTGTCGGAGGAGCAAAGTCTCTCTGCGATGGCCGAGAGCTCACCTACAAAAACTCCCTTTTCCATCGGCTAGTGAAAAATGGGTGGATCCAAGGAGGAG ACATCATAACTGGAAAGGGAGACACAGGAGAGTCAATTTACGGTCCCACCTTTGAAG ATGAAAGCTTCTCCGTCCGTCACAAGGGAAGAGGGGTCCTTGGGATGGCCAACAAGGGCCGCCACAGCAACGGCTCACAGTTCTACATCACCCTCCAGCCAGCTCCCTACCTGGACAAAAAATACGTGGCTTTTGG GCAACTCATCGAGGGCACGGAGGTCCTCCAGAGACTGGAAGCTGTACCTACATATAGCGAAAGGCCTACGGTAGCCTGCAAGATTATTAACTGTGGGACTTTCGAGCCGTGA
- the PPIL6 gene encoding putative inactive peptidyl-prolyl cis-trans isomerase-like 6 isoform X1: MGPRRVIVTVVGLLRDPAFHVAKCAAEELRGEVWAYASSVMCFIDGQLLGDEKELLKWSYHEWDYRNFKPEALYRAIAEDFYTKYLKNSQHVFVYLEIAIEEQPVGRLLFELFSDACPRTCENFRALCVGGAKSLCDGRELTYKNSLFHRLVKNGWIQGGDIITGKGDTGESIYGPTFEDESFSVRHKGRGVLGMANKGRHSNGSQFYITLQPAPYLDKKYVAFGQLIEGTEVLQRLEAVPTYSERPTVACKIINCGTFEP; encoded by the exons ATGGGCCCGAGGCGGGTGATAGTGACAGTGGTGGGATTGCTCCGGGACCCAGCTTTCCACGTGGCCAAGTGCGCAGCAGAG GAACTGAGAGGTGAGGTATGGGCATATGCCTCCTCAGTGATGTGCTTCATTGATGGCCAGTTGCTGGGGGACGAGAAGGAGCTGCTCAAGTGGTCCTACCATGAGTGGGACTATCGCAACTTCAAGCCCGAGGCACTTTACCGAGCGATTGCTGAGGATTTCTACACCAAGTATCTGAAAAACAGCCAG CACGTGTTTGTGTACCTGGAGATAGCCATCGAGGAACAGCCTGTCGGGAGGCTGCTGTTTGAG CTCTTTTCAGATGCGTGTCCCAGGACCTGTGAGAATTTCCGTGCCCTGTGTGTCGGAGGAGCAAAGTCTCTCTGCGATGGCCGAGAGCTCACCTACAAAAACTCCCTTTTCCATCGGCTAGTGAAAAATGGGTGGATCCAAGGAGGAG ACATCATAACTGGAAAGGGAGACACAGGAGAGTCAATTTACGGTCCCACCTTTGAAG ATGAAAGCTTCTCCGTCCGTCACAAGGGAAGAGGGGTCCTTGGGATGGCCAACAAGGGCCGCCACAGCAACGGCTCACAGTTCTACATCACCCTCCAGCCAGCTCCCTACCTGGACAAAAAATACGTGGCTTTTGG GCAACTCATCGAGGGCACGGAGGTCCTCCAGAGACTGGAAGCTGTACCTACATATAGCGAAAGGCCTACGGTAGCCTGCAAGATTATTAACTGTGGGACTTTCGAGCCGTGA